The proteins below are encoded in one region of Penicillium psychrofluorescens genome assembly, chromosome: 4:
- a CDS encoding uncharacterized protein (ID:PFLUO_006893-T1.cds;~source:funannotate): MATKFIANKLRPAEETREAEPGWLRRQITGGLKSISRRACVHPIHTIVVIAILASTTYVGLLEGSLLDTVRSPIAGQVDYDGLLQGSRNLRLGESTSWKWQAEDAWTPAEAETTAEHLALTTLIFPDSISKSAATAPSTDAIPIPSNVSAHSVPYTPNLFSPFSYDFALAYTVPYSQVADFLRSVQEISDPSTDEEEEESKKWIMRAARGPVYGSSRALRLWLTDAWSSFVDLIKHAETIDIVIMALGYISMHLSFVSLFFSMRRLGSNFWLAATVLFSGTFAFLFGLLVTTKLGVPINLLLLSEGLPFLVVTIGFEKPIMFTRAVLNASVDKRRQASRANGSALPSSTPGSIQDSIASAIEHQGFEIIQHYCIEIGLLIIGAVSGVQGGLQQFCFLAAWILFFDCVLLFTFYTTILCIKLEITRIKRHVALRKALEEDGITHSVAENVASNSDWPSSSDGSEMDPSIFGRKIKSSSVRRFKILMVGGLILVNVVNLGAIPFRDSGNGALLSHFSNVLAPTPIDPFKVAENGLDTVYVSAKSQKQETVVTIIPPIKYKLEYPSIHYAAPDESRSFDIEYSDQFLDAFGGRVLESLLKSVEDPIISKWIIAALTLSIILNGYLFNAARWSIKDPEAVPAAQNGSVVAPPKVYPKLDLNGQESTRTAEECEALLKEKRGSELADEELISLSLRGKLPGYALEKTMENENLMSRVDAFTRAVKIRRSVVSRTPATSMFTNSVEASKLPYELYNYGLVHGACCENVIGYLPLPLGVAGPLNIDGQNYFIPMATTEGVLVASTSRGAKAINAGGGAVTVLTGDGMTRGPCVSFPTLARAAAAKVWVDSEEGSSIIKTAFNSTSRFARLQSIKTSLAGTYLYIRFKTTTGDAMGMNMISKGCEKALEIMSNECGFDDMSVVSLSANYCTDKKPAAINWIDGRGKSVVAEAIIPGDIVKSVLKSDVDALVELNISKNLIGSAMAGSVGGFNAHASNIVSAIFLATGQDPAQNVESCNCITTMKNSNGNLQIAVSMPSIEVGTIGGGTILEAQGAMLEMLGVRGSHPTTPGENARQLARIIGASVLAGELSLCAALAAGHLVRAHMAHNRSQAPTRSATPVSAAVGATRGLSMTSK; encoded by the exons ATGGCCACCAAGttcatcgccaacaagcTCCGACCCGCGGAGGAAACCCGGGAGGCGGAGCCAGGATGGCTCAGGCGACAGATTACCGGTGGTCTGAAATCCATTTCTCGCCGGGCCTGTGTGCACCCAATCCACACAATTGTTGTGATCGCTATCCTGGCCAGCACGACCTACGTCGGTCTGCTGGAAGGTAGCCTGCTAGATACCGTGCGAAGCCCCATTGCCGGCCAGGTAGACTACGACGGCCTTCTTCAAGGAAGTCGCAACCTGCGATTGGGCGAGTCAACCTCGTGGAAGTGGCAGGCGGAAGACGCGTGGACGCCGGCGGAGGCAGAG ACGACCGCGGAGCACCTGGCCTTGACCACCTTGATTTTTCCGGACTCGATCTCCAAgtcggcggcgacggcgcctTCGACCGACGCCATTCCCATTCCAAGCAATGTGTCCGCACACTCGGTCCCCTACACACCCAACctcttctcgcccttctcctaCGACTTTGCGCTCGCCTACACCGTGCCCTATAGCCAAGTGGCCGACTTTTTGCGGTCGGTGCAGGAGATTTCGGACCCGTCgacggatgaggaggaagaggagtcCAAGAAATGGATCATGCGAGCTGCCCGTGGCCCCGTGTACGGATCCAGTCGAGCTCTCAGGCTCTGGTTGACCGATGCGTGGAGCTCATTTGTGGACCTCATCAAGCATGCGGAGACCATTGACATTGTCATCATGGCCCTTGGTTACATCTCAATGCACCTCAGCTTCGTCTCGCTCTTCTTTTCGATGAGACGGCTAGGCTCGAACTTCTGGCTGGCCGCCACCGTGCTATTCTCCGGCACCTTTGCGTTCCTGTTCGGCCTGTTGGTGACCACCAAGCTGGGTGTGCCGATCAAcctgcttctgctttccGAAGGCCTCCCATTCTTGGTCGTGACCATTGGCTTTGAGAAGCCGATCATGTTCACTCGTGCGGTCCTGAATGCTTCGGTAGATAAGCGACGACAGGCTTCAAGGGCCAATGGCTCGGCGCTGCCCTCCAGCACGCCGGGCTCTATCCAGGATTCAATTGCAAGTGCGATTGAGCACCAAGGCTTCGAGATTATCCAGCACTACTGCATCGAGATTGGCCTCTTGATTATTGGTGCCGTCTCCGGTGTGCAAGGAGGACTGCAGCAGTTCTGCTTCCTCGCGGCTTGGATTCTGTTCTTCGACTGCGTGCTTCTCTTCACCTTTTACACGACCATTCTCTGCATCAAGCTCGAGATTACCCGGATCAAACGCCACGTCGCGCTGCGCAAGGCGCTGGAAGAGGACGGCATCACCCACAGTGTGGCTGAGAATGTGGCCTCGAACAGCGACTGGCCAAGCTCGTCGGATGGCAGTGAAATGGACCCCAGCATTTTCGGACGCAAGATCAAATCCAGCAGCGTGCGCCGGTTCAAGATCCTCATGGTTGGTGGTCTGATTCTCGTCAACGTCGTGAACCTGGGGGCCATCCCCTTCCGGGACTCGGGCAATGGCGCCCTGCTATCACACTTCTCTAATGTTCTGGCACCCACCCCTATCGACCCCTTCAAGGTGGCTGAGAACGGCCTGGACACGGTTTATGTGTCTGCCAAGAGCCAGAAGCAGGAAACCGTGGTGACCATCATCCCGCCGATCAAATACAAGCTGGAATATCCCTCCATTCATTACGCTGCGCCCGATGAAAGCCGGTCGTTTGACATTGAGTACAGCGACCAGTTCTTGGACGCTTTCGGTGGCCGCGTCCTTGAGAGTCTGCTCAAGAGCGTGGAGGatcccatcatcagcaaGTGGATCATCGCGGCCTTGACGCTAAGCATTATTCTGAACGGTTATCTCTTCAACGCCGCACGTTGGAGTATCAAGGATCCCGAGGCAGTTCCTGCGGCGCAAAATGGGTCTGTAGTGGCCCCTCCCAAGGTCTACCCGAAGTTGGATCTTAATGGGCAGGAGTCCACCCGGACCGCCGAAGAATGCGAGGCTTTGCTAAAAGAGAAGCGCGGCTCAGAGCTGGCGGATGAGGAGCTGATCAGTCTCTCTCTTCGGGGCAAGCTCCCCGGATATGCGTTGGAGAAGACCATGGAGAACGAGAACCTGATGAGTCGGGTCGATGCCTTCACTCGGGCTGTGAAAATCCGCCGGTCTGTGGTCTCCCGCACCCCTGCTACCTCTATGTTCACCAATTCCGTGGAGGCCTCGAAGCTTCCGTACGAGCTATACAACTACGGATTGGTTCACGGTGCATGCTGTGAGAACGTGATTGGATACTTGCCGCTTCCTCTGGGTGTTGCGGGCCCGTTGAATATTGACGGCCAGAACTATTTCATTCCTATGGCCACTACGGAGGGTGTTCTGGTCGCGAGTACCAGTCGAGGCGCCAAGGCTATCAAcgctggcggcggtgcaGTCACCGTGCTGACCGGCGATGGCATGACCCGCGGACCCTGTGTGAGCTTCCCGACTCTGGCTCGCGCAGCCGCTGCCAAGGTCTGGGTTGATTCGGAAGAAGGCTCGAGCATCATCAAGACTGCCTTCAACTCGACCAGCCGCTTTGCTCGTCTCCAGTCCATCAAGACCTCGCTTGCGGGCACCTACCTCTATATCCGATTCAAGACGACGACTGGTGACGCTATGGGTATGAACATGATCTCCAAGGGTTGTGAGAAAGCACTGGAGATCATGTCTAACGAGTGCGGCTTTGACGACATGTCCGTGGTTTCCCTCTCGGCCAACTACTGCACGGACAAGAAGCCCGCTGCTATTAACTGGATCGACGGCCGAGGCAAGTCGGTTgtggccgaggccatcatTCCCGGTGATATCGTCAAGAGTGTTCTCAAGAGCGATGTGGATGCGCTTGTGGAGCTGAACATCAGTAAGAACTTGATCGGAAGTGCCATGGCTGGAAGCGTCGGCGGCTTCAACGCGCATGCCTCGAACATCGTGTCTgccatcttcctggccaCCGGCCAAGACCCTGCGCAGAATGTGGAGAGCTGTAACTGTATCACCACCATGAAGAA CTCCAACGGCAACCTTCAGATCGCCGTGTCGATGCCTTCCATCGAGGTAGGTACTATCGGCGGTGGCACTATCCTCGAGGCGCAGGGCGCCATGCTTGAGATGCTTGGCGTCCGCGGCTCCCACCCAACTACCCCCGGAGAGAACGCCCGCCAGTTGGCCCGCATCATCGGCGCTTCGGTTCTCGCCGGCGAGCTCAGCCTATGCGCTGCCTTGGCTGCCGGTCATCTCGTCCGGGCGCACATGGCTCACAACCGCAGCCAGGCACCCACCCGGTCCGCGACGCCTGTGTCGGCCGCCGTGGGCGCTACCCGCGGATTGTCCATGACCTCTAAATAA
- a CDS encoding uncharacterized protein (ID:PFLUO_006894-T1.cds;~source:funannotate), which produces MSPVSVDGSDWSGINQYQKTEPPFSPTFSARGNLATPPTSQGIPSAPLSPIVPPPTGSANPSPPSSIAARSSVGTLGDGQRDPRRYRQMEEILGQHYAALKRFLNASYRDDRGLGRSNKAKDKLLRLSPTQFHELSTDVYDELVRRQQAMPPPGRPPRPDVPPFLPPRKEFHEKRNQARQKLASLQHQRFRDLATDVYCELERRFPHFTGQNFRGRPGMPPDPRRSQSRGPPSRMGRGYPSGGPPGAFPPRSGSLGGPQGGDGPLPRSFQSNTMVPNKSTMVEDSDDMGMDDDDDDARSDAFALDAVLSRRGTTATLGESERRLLVDSQAQVSALQEKIDKLEEMVRTKDEELARSQDASQSEASKEREEWDELRLELETKMAKAEDRNSSLQLELERVRTEHDVMERDLRSQIEDAARGVEDAALATRYADLEIKHDSLQAELQHQRNVTEEVRQQASTFLMEMKTLSEQSHTTWEHEEQLSGQVHRLEDEVNEWKHRYAKAKAQLRHVRATSGGIADSRPDASLIVKEHELVQVDGLIRDVHVTKFQMSVDELLRVARFEESRVVVHQIKLVIVAVRHMLQDVDQGPLPVDGSAALRIRAKNRVATTTNNMITAARNFASSSGLSPVSLLDAAASHLAIAIVELIRAVKIQASSADELEDDEAEVAQMNGQGYFETTASQRRYSNGSEYSAMSPPDHSHISSVQNGIINGYGAAQEDHEVQELKLYVEDQTDGLVQSIQSLVASIRAEDGLTTVQTHVSAISDVVANVISSTEHLVHERSGDKALQERAEPIIQVLDECRTRLDGTAAEGPGTINKLPPIAFEIARQTKELVHRLDATANGYDDEDFR; this is translated from the exons ATGTCGCCTGTCTCCGTCGACGGCAGCGACTGGTCCGGGATCAACCAATACCAAAAGACGGAGCCTCCGTTTTCGCCAACCTTCTCTGCTCGAGGCAATCTCGCCACGCCCCCAACATCCCAAGGCATTCCCAGCGCTCCCTTGAGCCCGATCGTTCCGCCTCCCACAGGCAGCGCAAACCCATCACCACCCAGCTCGATAGCTGCACGTTCGAGCGTGGGCACGCTGGGTGACGGTCAACGCGATCCCAGACGGTATCGACAGATGGAGGAGATTCTGGGCCAACACTATGCCGCCCTCAAGAGATTTCTGAATGCTTCGTATCGCGACGACCGCGGACTCGGTCGCTCCAATAAAGCCAAAGACAAGCTACTCCGCTTGTCACCCACCCAGTTCCACGAACTCAGTACCGATGTCTACGACGAACTGGTCCGGAGGCAGCAggccatgccgccgccgggcCGCCCGCCCAGGCCCGATGTGCCTCCTTTCCTGCCTCCGCGCAAAGAGTTCCACGAAAAGCGCAACCAGGCCCGCCAGAAGCTGGCGTCACTCCAGCACCAGCGATTCCGCGATCTGGCCACCGACGTGTACTGTGAACTGGAGCGCCGGTTCCCACACTTCACAGGCCAAAACTTCCGTGGCCGACCAGGGATGCCTCCGGACCCTCGTCGTTCACAGTCGCGAGGACCCCCCTCACGCATGGGTAGGGGATATCCATCTGGTGGACCGCCGGGTGCGTTTCCGCCTCGGTCTGGCTCTCTAGGTGGCCCGCAAGGCGGCGATGGACCACTTCCGCGATCGTTCCAAAGCAATACGATGGTTCCGAATAAAAGCACTATGGTCGAAGACAGTGACGATATGGGCatggacgatgatgatgatgatgctcGGAGTGATGCCTTTGCGTTGGATGCGGTTCTCAGCAGACGGGGCACGACCGCCACGCTTGGCGAAAGTGAAAGAAGGCTTCTGGTGGATAGCCAGGCCCAGGTTTCGGCATtgcaggagaagattgaTAAATTGGAAGAGATGGTTCGTaccaaggacgaggaacTGGCCCGGTCGCAGGATGCTTCGCAATCTGAGGCGAGCAAAGAACGTGAAGAGTGGGATGAACTGCGTCTGGAACTGGAGaccaagatggccaaggccgaggaccGGAATAGCTCGCTCCAACTGGAACTCGAACGCGTCCGCACCGAGCACGATGTCATGGAGCGTGACCTTCGCAGCCAGATCGAAGATGCCGCTCGAGGCGTCGAGGATGCGGCGTTGGCAACCCGGTACGCAGACCTTGAGATCAAACACGACAGCCTGCAAGCCGAGCTGCAACACCAACGCAACGTCACGGAAGAAGTCCGACAGCAAGCGTCCACCTTCCTCATGGAAATGAAAACGCTCTCTGAGCAGAGCCATACTACTTGGGAGCATGAAGAACAGTTGTCCGGCCAGGTCCATCGGCTCGAGGACGAGGTCAATGAGTGGAAGCACCGCTACGCCAAAGCGAAGGCGCAGCTACGGCATGTCCGCGCCACGTCTGGTGGTATCGCTGACTCCCGCCCTGACGCCAGCCTGATCGTCAAGGAGCATGAATTGGTACAGGTGGATGGATTGATCAGAGATGTTCATGTCACCAAGTTCCAGATGTCCGTGGATGAGCTGCTCCGCGTCGCTCGGTTCGAGGAATCGCGCGTGGTGGTCCACCAGATCAAGCTCGTCATTGTGGCCGTCCGCCACATGCTCCAGGACGTGGACCAAGGCCCGCTCCCCGTGGACGGAAGTGCTGCCCTGCGCATCAGAGCCAAGAACCGCGTGGCTACCACGACGAACAACATGATCACCGCAGCCCGCAACTTCGCCAGCTCCAGCGGCTTGTCGCCTGTGTCGTTGCTCGATGCAGCAGCTTCGCATCTGGCTATTGCTATCGTGGAGTTGATCCGCGCGGTGAAGATCCAGGCATCGTCTGccgacgagctggaggatgatgaggccgagGTGGCACAGATGAATGGCCAAGGCTACTTCGAAACTACTGCCAGCCAAAGACGGTACAGCAATGGCTCTGAGTACAGTGCTATGAGTCCCCCCGACCACAGCCATATCTCCTCTGTGCAGAACGGTATTATCAATGGTTATGGCGCCGCGCAGGAGGACCATGAAGTTCAAGAACTCAAG CTATATGTCGAAGACCAAACCGACGGTCTCGTTCAATCCATCCAGTCCCTAGTCGCCAGCATCCGCGCCGAGGACGGTCTGACCACCGTGCAGACCCACGTCTCTGCCATTTCCGACGTTGTCGCCAAcgtcatctcctccaccgagCACCTGGTTCACGAGCGCAGCGGCGACAAAGCTCTGCAGGAGCGCGCCGAACCCATCATTCAGGTCTTGGATGAGTGCCGCACTCGACTGGACGGAACTGCGGCTGAGGGCCCAGGTACCATTAACAAGCTGCCGCCCATTGCATTTGAGATCGCGCGCCAGACCAAGGAGCTTGTGCATCGTCTTGACGCCACTGCAAATGGATATGATGACGAGGACTTCCGATGA
- a CDS encoding uncharacterized protein (ID:PFLUO_006895-T1.cds;~source:funannotate) — protein MTTKAFFEVQYAPVGSSAAKTGRINFNLFEDEVPKTAKNFRELCKLPEGQGYKGSGFHRVIPQFMLQGGDFTRHNGTGGRSIYGEKFPDENFKLKHTKPGLLSMANAGPNTNGSQFFITTVVTSWLDGKHVVFGEVADDESMKVVKEIEALGSASGSVRSSVKPTIVNCGEA, from the exons ATGACCACCAAGGCTTTCTTCGAGGTCCAGTACGCCCCTGTCGGCTCCAGCGCCG CCAAGACGGGCCGcatcaacttcaacctcTTCGAGGATGAAGTCCCCAAGACCGCCAAGAACTTCCGTGAGCTCTGCAAGCTGCCCGAGGGCCAGGGCTACAAGGGCTCCGGCTTCCACCGCGTCATCCCTCAGTTCATGCTGCAGGGTGGTGACTTCACCCGCCACAAC GGCACCGGTGGTCGCTCCATCTACGGCGAGAAGTTCCCCGATGAGAACTTCAAGCTCAAGCACACCAAGCCCGGTCTGCTGTCCATGGCCAACGCTGGTCCCAACAC CAACGGCTCCCAgttcttcatcaccaccgTGGTCACCTCGTGGCTGGATGGCAAGCACGTCGTCTTCGGTGAggtcgccgatgacgagTCCATGAAGGTCGTCAAGGAGATTGAGGCTCTCGGCAGCGCCTCCGGCTCCGTCCGCTCGTCCGTCAAGCCCACCATCGTCAACTGCGGTGAGGCGTAA
- a CDS encoding uncharacterized protein (ID:PFLUO_006896-T1.cds;~source:funannotate), with translation MDMNTMTMDMASTSTASAAMSTASSGMSGMSGMGGMDMDMGSSGCQVSMLWNWDTIDACFLSTSWHIRSRGMFAGSCIGVICLVLCLEFLRRVGREYDAFIVQRARLRALYLSAPSADPLIQQGGGAAISERGQERDSKVVTASCCESHGNNTYAHHGHDPSSSSDDIKDDITTSAPIQHRPPPTQTTAPCAHCNTPRGPPIPISRATANGLPSPWAVGPFRPSLVEQLVRALLHMLQFAVAYFVMLLAMYFNGYIIICIFIGAFLGSFIFSWEPVSLSKENDATTVTKCCG, from the exons ATGGACATGAATACCATGACAATGGACATGGCGAGCACATCCACTGCATCTGCGGCCATGAGCACGGCTTCCTCGGGCATGTCGGGCATGTCTGGAATGGGAGGCATGGATATGGACATGGGGTCCTCCGGCTGCCAGGTCTCC ATGCTGTGGAACTGGGATACCATCGACGCAT GCTTCCTCTCCACATCCTGGCACATCCGCTCGCGCGGTATGTTCGCCGGCTCCTGCATCGGCGTGATCTGTCTCGTGCTGTGTCTGGAGTTCCTGCGCCGCGTGGGCCGCGAGTACGACGCCTTCATCGTTCAGCGCGCACGGCTGCGAGCGCTGTATCTGTCAGCGCCCTCGGCCGACCCTCTCATTCAacagggtggtggtgctgctaTCTCCGAGCGTGGGCAGGAAAGAGACTCCAAAGTGGTTActgccagctgctgcgagaGCCATGGTAATAATACTTATGCGCACCACGGCCATGAtccgtcttcctcgtccgatGATATCAAGGATGATATTACCACCTCGGCACCAATTCAGCACCGCCCTCCTCCTACTCAGACTACAGCACCGTGTGCGCATTGCAACACTCCCCGCGGGCCACCCATCCCCATCTCCAGAGCCACCGCCAATGGATTGCCAAGTCCCTGGGCAGTCGGCCCATTCCGGCCCTCGCTGGTTGAGCAATTAGTGCGCGCCCTGCTACACATGCTGCAGTTCGCCGTCGCGTACTTCGTCATGCTGCTGGCGATGTACTTCAACGGGTACATTATCATCTGCATCTTCATTGGGGCGTTTCTCGGCTCGTTTATCTTTTCGTGGGAGCCCGTGTCGTTGTCGAAAGA GAATGATGCAACGACTGTTACGAAATGCTGTGGGTAG
- a CDS encoding uncharacterized protein (ID:PFLUO_006897-T1.cds;~source:funannotate), with amino-acid sequence MPLDTSTTYPLTRLRLDGRRWNELRLLQAQISTNPASSGSSYLSMGNTAIMCSVHGPAEGRRGEGSGQAGSAGAMVDVEVNIAGFASVDRKRRAGGSGGQSSRIATTLRSAFQSHLHTYLYPHSTISIHVHVLSADGSLLAAAINACTLALVDAGIPMPGLMCGCTAGMSGSASTPRDPRNEELDPLLDLSLPEEQELPSLTVGTTTAVPVGENHMDEEEGEMKVSVLNMDSRLHVTYIETMLAVGMDGCKQIRELLEGVIKSSR; translated from the exons ATGCCTCTCGATACCTCTACAACCTACCCCCTTACCCGGCTGCGCCTGGACGGCCGCCGGTGGAACGAGCTACGTCTGCTGCAAGCCCAGATCTCGACCAACCCCGCCAGCTCCGGCTCGTCATATCTGTCGATGGGCAACACCGCAATCATGTGTTCCGTCCACGGGCCCGCGGAGGGCCGACGAGGCGAAGGATCAGGCCAGGCAGGAAGTGCTGGCGCTATGGTGGATGTGGAAGTGAACATTGCCGGGTTCGCCAGCGTGGACCGCAAGAGACGCGCAGGAGGAAGCGGCGG ACAATCATCGCGAATTGCTACGACCCTCCGCTCCGCCTTCCAGTCCCATCTACACACCTACCTCTACCCGCACAGCACAATCAGCATCCACGTGCACGTCCTCTCGGCGGACGGCTCGTTACTAGCTGCTGCGATCAACGCCTGTACGCTGGCTCTCGTGGACGCCGGTATTCCCATGCCCGGCCTGATGTGCGGCTGCACGGCTGGCATGAGCGGCAGCGCATCGACGCCGCGCGACCCGCGCAACGAAGAGCTCGATCCGCTACTGGATCTGTCGCTCCCCGAAGAGCAGGAGCTGCCATCGCTGACGGTCGGGACTACGACGGCGGTGCCGGTGGGAGAGAATCatatggacgaggaggagggcgagatgAAGGTATCGGTGCTGAATATGGACTCCCGGCTGCATGTCACATACATCGAGACGATGCTGGCGGTGGGCATGGACGGGTGCAAGCAGATCCgtgagctgctggagggAGTGATCAAGTCCAGTCGATAG